In bacterium, the following proteins share a genomic window:
- a CDS encoding polyprenyl synthetase family protein, which translates to MSTDTIRALIEIPGVWERMERVEQRLLDVSRAGDDFLTEISQHLLLAGGKRYRPVLTQLAGEFGPTRDRRLIEAGAAVELIHIGSMYHDDVIDGADTRRGTTSVNVRWDNSLAILAGDFLIARASEIAATYLGMASVELLAHTYRNLVTGQALELKLTGDISHGPADHYRVIGGKTASLIRTAARLGALAADAADETVEAVSTATWELGIVFQLTDDALDLVSTGEELGKPAGSDIRQGVYTLPVLYALEGPAGGRIEALLQQEGPLTEDAVDEVIGLVTEGGYVQRVLDECRHRLARAADATAGLPDIEAREVFRRMGDFLVDRVGSVGVSC; encoded by the coding sequence ATGTCCACCGACACCATCAGGGCCCTGATCGAGATTCCCGGGGTCTGGGAGCGAATGGAACGCGTCGAGCAACGGCTGCTCGACGTGTCCCGCGCCGGTGACGACTTTCTCACCGAGATCTCCCAACACCTGCTGCTCGCGGGAGGCAAGCGCTACCGGCCGGTCCTCACCCAGCTGGCCGGTGAGTTCGGGCCGACCCGCGACCGCCGGCTGATCGAGGCCGGCGCGGCGGTGGAGCTGATCCATATCGGGTCCATGTACCACGACGACGTGATCGACGGCGCCGACACCCGCCGCGGCACCACGTCGGTCAACGTCAGGTGGGACAACTCGCTCGCCATCCTGGCCGGTGACTTCCTCATCGCCCGGGCATCGGAGATCGCTGCTACGTACCTGGGCATGGCTTCGGTCGAGCTCCTGGCGCACACCTACCGGAACCTGGTGACCGGCCAGGCTCTGGAACTCAAGCTGACAGGCGACATCAGCCACGGGCCCGCTGATCATTACCGGGTGATCGGGGGTAAGACCGCCAGCCTGATCAGGACCGCGGCCCGGCTGGGTGCGCTGGCCGCCGACGCCGCGGACGAGACGGTCGAGGCGGTGTCCACCGCCACCTGGGAACTGGGGATCGTGTTCCAGCTCACCGACGACGCCCTCGACCTGGTGTCCACCGGGGAGGAACTGGGTAAGCCGGCCGGGAGCGACATCCGCCAGGGCGTGTACACGCTGCCGGTTCTCTACGCCCTGGAAGGGCCGGCCGGAGGCCGGATAGAGGCCTTACTGCAACAGGAGGGACCTCTAACAGAGGACGCGGTCGATGAGGTGATCGGCCTGGTCACGGAGGGCGGCTACGTGCAACGGGTGCTCGACGAGTGCCGGCACCGGCTCGCCAGGGCCGCCGACGCCACCGCCGGTTTGCCCGACATCGAGGCCCGGGAGGTCTTCCGGCGCATGGGCGACTTCCTGGTCGACAGGGTGGGATCCGTCGGAGTTAGTTGCTAG
- a CDS encoding ATP-dependent Clp protease ATP-binding subunit: MFERFTDRARRVVVLAQEEARLLNHNYIGTEHILLGLIHEGEGVAARGLLNLGIRLDSVRSQVVETIGQGHQSPAGHIPFTPRAKKVLELSLREALQLGHNYIGTEHILLGLIREGDGVAAQVLEKLGADLPRVRHTIIQLLSGGSGDEPARAGTAPSGRGSSQSGSTVLDQFGRNLTHMARDHALDPVIGRYPEIERVMQILSRRSKNNPVLIGEPGVGKTAIVEGLAQRIVAGEVPDTLNTKQIYTLDLGALVAGSRYRGDFEERLKKVLKEIKNRGDIVLFIDEIHTLVGAGAAEGAIDAASILKPMLARGELQTVGATTLEEYRKYLEKDSALERRFQPIHVDEPSVAETVRILHGLKDRYEAHHSVRFTDSALKTAATLADRYISDRFLPDKAIDLIDEAGSRNRIFRSSSSAQIRQIDDQLSAVRNDKMEAVSAQQFERAAQLRDQERALISDRARYKAESADSSSVVDDTLIDEDEIADVLAQWTGIPVHRLTEEETARLVHMEEELHKRIIGQHDGISAVSRAIRRTRAGLKDPKRPSGSFIFLGPSGVGKTETAKALAEFLFGDEDSLIQLDMSEYMEKHTVSRLVGSPPGYVGYDEGGQLTEAVRRKPFSVVLFDEIEKAHSDVFNTLLQILEDGRLTDAQGRAVDFKNTVIIMTSNLGSESLRKKAVGFQQESDEITYEKMKEKLTDNLKKHFRPEFLNRIDEVIVFHPLTGDEVKQIVDLMLVRDREQLATQSLDLVLSDAAKTFLVSKGYDRELGARPLRRAIQRYLEDPLAEQVLLGEYTPGTTIVVDADPDGSMLIFEMVDTPDSPPLDLVDSGS; this comes from the coding sequence GTGTTCGAACGCTTCACCGACCGGGCCCGCAGAGTGGTGGTCCTGGCCCAGGAAGAGGCGCGGCTACTCAACCACAACTACATCGGCACCGAGCACATCCTCCTCGGCCTCATCCACGAAGGCGAGGGGGTGGCCGCCCGGGGTTTGCTGAACCTCGGTATCCGGCTGGACTCCGTGCGTAGCCAGGTGGTGGAGACCATTGGGCAGGGGCACCAGTCCCCGGCCGGCCACATCCCGTTCACTCCCCGGGCGAAGAAGGTACTGGAGTTGAGCCTGCGGGAGGCCCTGCAGCTGGGACACAACTACATCGGTACCGAGCACATCCTCCTCGGCCTGATCCGTGAGGGGGACGGGGTGGCCGCCCAGGTCCTGGAGAAGTTGGGCGCCGACCTGCCCAGGGTGCGGCATACGATCATCCAACTCCTCTCCGGCGGTTCGGGGGACGAGCCCGCCCGCGCCGGCACCGCTCCATCCGGACGGGGTTCATCCCAGTCGGGTTCGACGGTGCTGGACCAGTTCGGACGCAACCTCACCCACATGGCCCGTGATCATGCGCTCGATCCGGTGATCGGTCGCTACCCCGAGATCGAACGCGTCATGCAGATCCTCTCGAGGCGCTCCAAGAACAATCCGGTTCTGATCGGTGAGCCCGGGGTGGGCAAGACGGCGATCGTGGAGGGCCTGGCCCAGCGGATCGTGGCGGGAGAGGTTCCCGACACGCTCAACACCAAGCAGATATACACCCTCGACCTGGGCGCCCTGGTGGCCGGGTCCCGCTACCGCGGCGACTTCGAGGAGCGTCTGAAGAAGGTCCTGAAGGAGATCAAGAACCGGGGCGACATCGTCCTATTCATCGATGAGATCCACACGCTGGTGGGCGCGGGAGCGGCGGAGGGAGCCATCGACGCCGCCAGCATCCTGAAGCCCATGCTGGCCCGGGGCGAGCTGCAGACCGTCGGGGCGACCACCCTGGAGGAGTACCGCAAGTACCTGGAGAAGGACTCCGCGCTGGAGCGCCGCTTCCAGCCCATTCACGTGGACGAGCCCTCCGTCGCCGAAACGGTGCGGATCCTGCATGGGCTCAAGGACCGCTACGAGGCCCACCATTCGGTGCGTTTCACCGACAGCGCCCTGAAGACGGCCGCCACCCTCGCCGACCGGTACATCTCCGATCGTTTCCTCCCCGACAAGGCCATCGACCTGATCGACGAGGCGGGCAGCCGTAACCGGATCTTCCGCAGCTCCTCCAGCGCGCAGATCCGCCAGATCGACGACCAGTTGAGCGCGGTGCGGAACGACAAGATGGAAGCGGTCTCCGCGCAGCAGTTCGAGCGAGCGGCCCAACTCCGCGACCAGGAGCGGGCGCTGATCTCCGACCGGGCCAGGTACAAGGCCGAGTCGGCCGATTCGTCCTCCGTCGTGGACGACACCCTGATCGACGAGGACGAGATCGCCGATGTGCTGGCCCAGTGGACCGGCATCCCGGTGCATCGGCTCACGGAGGAGGAGACCGCCCGGTTGGTCCACATGGAGGAGGAGCTCCACAAGCGGATCATCGGCCAGCACGACGGGATCTCGGCGGTGAGCCGGGCCATCCGCCGCACCAGGGCCGGTCTCAAGGATCCGAAGCGGCCCAGCGGTTCGTTCATCTTCCTCGGGCCGTCCGGTGTGGGGAAGACCGAAACCGCCAAGGCGCTGGCGGAGTTCCTGTTCGGCGACGAGGACTCACTCATCCAACTCGACATGTCGGAGTACATGGAGAAGCACACGGTGAGCCGCCTGGTCGGATCGCCACCCGGTTACGTGGGTTACGACGAAGGTGGCCAACTCACCGAGGCGGTGCGCCGCAAGCCCTTCTCGGTGGTGCTGTTCGACGAGATCGAAAAGGCCCACTCCGACGTCTTCAACACCCTTCTCCAGATCCTGGAAGACGGTCGCCTTACCGATGCTCAGGGTCGGGCCGTGGACTTCAAGAACACCGTGATCATCATGACCTCCAATCTCGGGTCCGAGTCGTTGCGCAAGAAGGCGGTGGGGTTCCAGCAGGAGAGCGACGAGATCACCTACGAGAAGATGAAGGAGAAGCTGACCGACAACCTGAAGAAGCACTTCCGGCCCGAGTTCCTCAACCGGATCGACGAGGTGATCGTCTTCCATCCGTTGACGGGGGATGAGGTCAAGCAGATCGTCGACCTGATGCTGGTGCGGGACCGGGAGCAACTGGCTACCCAGTCCCTCGACCTGGTGCTGAGCGACGCCGCCAAGACGTTCCTGGTCTCCAAGGGCTACGACCGGGAACTGGGCGCCCGCCCGTTGCGCCGGGCCATCCAGCGGTACCTCGAGGATCCGTTGGCCGAGCAGGTGTTGCTGGGCGAGTACACGCCCGGCACCACCATCGTGGTGGATGCCGATCCGGATGGCAGCATGCTCATCTTCGAGATGGTCGACACTCCCGACAGCCCCCCGCTGGACCTGGTCGACTCCGGCTCCTGA